GAACTCGAGGCTTTTCTGATCTTTTCCGGATTGAAACTCACCCTGCAGAAAACCGGCGCGAATCCCTGAAGCGTCCTGTCTCCTGGACGTTACGCCGGTTCAGAAGAACTTTCCGAAATCCTCCGGATTCATTTTTTCGAGGAACCTTCTCAGCTCTTCAGCCCTCTCCGCCTCACGCTCTTCCTTCGTTTTCTCTGTACCAACCTTCCCCTGACCGTTCAGCAACTCCTCGGCAACGTAGATAGGCGAGTGAGTCCTCAATGCCAGGGCTATTGAATCGCTCGGTCTTGCATCAACCGCCACATTCTCTGATTGCCTGTCGAGGATGATCTTCGCGAAGAAAGTATTATCCTTGAGCTCCGAGATAACAACTTTCGAAACGTGGGCCTTGAGTCCCTCAACAATCATTGCCATCAGATCATGAGTAAGCGGCCTCTGGAACTTCCTGCCTGCCAGCTCCATCGCGATTGCACTTGCTTCGGCCGGCCCAATCCAGATGT
The sequence above is drawn from the Candidatus Eisenbacteria bacterium genome and encodes:
- a CDS encoding bifunctional nuclease family protein; this translates as MLIEVGIGGLAIDEKSKSPVVLLQEVGGERYLHIWIGPAEASAIAMELAGRKFQRPLTHDLMAMIVEGLKAHVSKVVISELKDNTFFAKIILDRQSENVAVDARPSDSIALALRTHSPIYVAEELLNGQGKVGTEKTKEEREAERAEELRRFLEKMNPEDFGKFF